The following are encoded together in the Triticum dicoccoides isolate Atlit2015 ecotype Zavitan chromosome 6B, WEW_v2.0, whole genome shotgun sequence genome:
- the LOC119323873 gene encoding disease resistance protein Pik-2-like isoform X3 gives MEPTAVSVGKAALGGALGYATSKAAEEIALQLGVEHDVKFIRDELQMMQSFLMTADEEQSQNKVLTTWVKQIGVLSYKVEDGLMDFGLHSEKKPFLGCIPRNPGDRCRIAKEVKQLRAEVEDVSNRNLRYRLIKKSSGSNPTAAEEQASVARAAMFGINEARFATFVHEKSSVVDLHQLISSNDVNLRVIAMWGTCGDIGKISAIQEIYDDPKVLKRFVFHAWIRLMHPFNPQEFLRSLVRQFYVNLHDDVGKPSFNPQEFLQSLERQFYENSYGYIGKPEQETSVGAVLAKMEKMDQSDLVRVFNALLCSNSYLVIINDLSMIEEWHCIKKYFPDNKKQSRIIVSAQQVEIACLCTEKPYQVSEFKQLSCDQTIYLFHKKNSVGQVNMGSVSVAMVDNDDEAKAPTVEEKLKDLFRGWRGQQFVRRYAQMC, from the exons ATGGAGCCCACGGCGGTCAGCGTGGGAAAGGCCGCGCTGGGTGGTGCGCTGGGCTACGCCACGTCCAAGGCGGCAGAGGAAATTGCCCTGCAGCTAGGCGTCGAGCATGATGTGAAGTTCATCAGGGATGAGCtgcagatgatgcagtccttcttgATGACGGCTGATGAGGAGCAGAGCCAGAACAAGGTGCTCACCACCTGGGTTAAACAGATTGGGGTCCTGTCCTACAAAGTGGAGGACGGCCTCATGGATTTCGGCCTTCACTCGGAGAAAAAGCCATTTTTGGGGTGCATCCCTCGCAACCCAGGTGACCGATGCCGCATCGCCAAGGAGGTGAAGCAGCTGagggccgaggtggaggacgtgaGCAACAGGAACCTGCGTTATCGCCTCATCAAGAAGAGCTCAGGCTCCAATCCTACCGCAGCAGAGGAGCAGGCAAGCGTTGCCAGAGCGGCAATGTTTGGTATCAATGAAGCAAGGTTTGCTACCTTTGTGCATGAAAAATCATCAGTGGTGGACCTCCATCAGCTGATTAGTAGCAACGATGTGAACCTTAGGGTGATTGCCATGTGGGGAACTTGCGGTGATATTGGGAAGATATCTGCCATCCAGGAGATTTATGATGACCCAAAGGTATTGAAAAGGTTTGTCTTCCATGCTTGGATTAGGTTGATGCACCCTTTCAATCCACAAGAGTTCCTCCGGAGCTTGGTAAGGCAATTTTATGTAAATTTACATGATGATGTTGGAAAGCCATCTTTCAATCCACAAGAATTTCTCCAGAGCTTGGAAAGGCAATTTTATGAAAATTCCTATGGTTACATTGGAAAGCCAGAACAAGAAACAAGTGTTGGGGCTGTTCTGGCCAAGATGGAGAAGATGGATCAAAGTGATTTAGTCCGTGTGTTTAATGCACTGTTGTGTAGCAATAGCTACCTGGTTATCATAAATGACCTTTCCATGATAGAAGAATGGCATTGCATTAAGAAGTACTTTCCTGACAACAAGAAACAAAGTAGAATCATCGTTTCTGCGCAGCAAGTTGAAATTGCATGCTTGTGCACAGAGAAACCGTACCAAGTTTCCGAGTTCAAGCAGTTGTCCTGTGATCAAACTATTTATTTGTTCCACAAGAAG AATTCAGTGGGGCAGGTCAACATGGGCAGTGTTAGTGTTGCAATGGTTGACAACGATGACGAAGCAAAGGCTCCTACTGTGGAGGAGAAACTGAAG
- the LOC119323873 gene encoding disease resistance protein Pik-2-like isoform X4, which produces MEPTAVSVGKAALGGALGYATSKAAEEIALQLGVEHDVKFIRDELQMMQSFLMTADEEQSQNKVLTTWVKQIGVLSYKVEDGLMDFGLHSEKKPFLGCIPRNPGDRCRIAKEVKQLRAEVEDVSNRNLRYRLIKKSSGSNPTAAEEQASVARAAMFGINEARFATFVHEKSSVVDLHQLISSNDVNLRVIAMWGTCGDIGKISAIQEIYDDPKVLKRFVFHAWIRLMHPFNPQEFLRSLVRQFYVNLHDDVGKPSFNPQEFLQSLERQFYENSYGYIGKPEQETSVGAVLAKMEKMDQSDLVRVFNALLCSNSYLVIINDLSMIEEWHCIKKYFPDNKKQSRIIVSAQQVEIACLCTEKPYQVSEFKQLSCDQTIYLFHKKNSVGQVNMGSVSVAMVDNDDEAKAPTVEEKLKPIFFSKEEIFILVGE; this is translated from the exons ATGGAGCCCACGGCGGTCAGCGTGGGAAAGGCCGCGCTGGGTGGTGCGCTGGGCTACGCCACGTCCAAGGCGGCAGAGGAAATTGCCCTGCAGCTAGGCGTCGAGCATGATGTGAAGTTCATCAGGGATGAGCtgcagatgatgcagtccttcttgATGACGGCTGATGAGGAGCAGAGCCAGAACAAGGTGCTCACCACCTGGGTTAAACAGATTGGGGTCCTGTCCTACAAAGTGGAGGACGGCCTCATGGATTTCGGCCTTCACTCGGAGAAAAAGCCATTTTTGGGGTGCATCCCTCGCAACCCAGGTGACCGATGCCGCATCGCCAAGGAGGTGAAGCAGCTGagggccgaggtggaggacgtgaGCAACAGGAACCTGCGTTATCGCCTCATCAAGAAGAGCTCAGGCTCCAATCCTACCGCAGCAGAGGAGCAGGCAAGCGTTGCCAGAGCGGCAATGTTTGGTATCAATGAAGCAAGGTTTGCTACCTTTGTGCATGAAAAATCATCAGTGGTGGACCTCCATCAGCTGATTAGTAGCAACGATGTGAACCTTAGGGTGATTGCCATGTGGGGAACTTGCGGTGATATTGGGAAGATATCTGCCATCCAGGAGATTTATGATGACCCAAAGGTATTGAAAAGGTTTGTCTTCCATGCTTGGATTAGGTTGATGCACCCTTTCAATCCACAAGAGTTCCTCCGGAGCTTGGTAAGGCAATTTTATGTAAATTTACATGATGATGTTGGAAAGCCATCTTTCAATCCACAAGAATTTCTCCAGAGCTTGGAAAGGCAATTTTATGAAAATTCCTATGGTTACATTGGAAAGCCAGAACAAGAAACAAGTGTTGGGGCTGTTCTGGCCAAGATGGAGAAGATGGATCAAAGTGATTTAGTCCGTGTGTTTAATGCACTGTTGTGTAGCAATAGCTACCTGGTTATCATAAATGACCTTTCCATGATAGAAGAATGGCATTGCATTAAGAAGTACTTTCCTGACAACAAGAAACAAAGTAGAATCATCGTTTCTGCGCAGCAAGTTGAAATTGCATGCTTGTGCACAGAGAAACCGTACCAAGTTTCCGAGTTCAAGCAGTTGTCCTGTGATCAAACTATTTATTTGTTCCACAAGAAG AATTCAGTGGGGCAGGTCAACATGGGCAGTGTTAGTGTTGCAATGGTTGACAACGATGACGAAGCAAAGGCTCCTACTGTGGAGGAGAAACTGAAG
- the LOC119320592 gene encoding uncharacterized protein LOC119320592 yields the protein MAELAWRLDAHYCNHPPPKSEIAATPRAPLVRSAGGDATPVRFPGRWAAAKLGDGSWSLPGDGSRTASCGDRRAAPVDRSQIASPLQWFDSGVVVGPIKTGRRLRRCPGGDPRRVGRGFWLRPLLFKDADKSCQAEPPAVAKTTRCHSSLHQLQCVEQCQVSISHYWRRRIGCSRCFCSLFLQHRMLSLFISSEKMSGINYFSASIIAFSSLLWHPYTIVGHQFLSINHCRLLLSIGSCSIPQSTRSCRLDLDPLLILLHPPDLATIATATSEAARVER from the exons ATGGCGGAGCTTGCATGGCGATTGGATGCG CACTACTGTAATCACCCACCCCCCAAATCAGAAATCGCCGCCACTCCTCGTGCTCCGTTGGTTCGATCCGCCGGCGGCGACGCCACGCCGGTCAGGTTTCCCGGTCGTTGGGCGGCGGCCAAGCTTGGAGATGGGAGTTGGAGCCTGCCTGGTGATGGGAGTCGGACGGCGAGCTGTGGCGACAGGCGCGCCGCGCCCGTGGATCGGTCGCAGATTGCGTCGCCGCTACAGTGGTTTGATTCCGGCGTCGTCGTCGGTCCGATCAAGACCGGGCGCCGGCTGCGGAGGTGTCCCGGCGGTGATCCACGCCGCGTAGGCCGGGGATTTTGGCTTCGGCCGCTGCTGTTCAAAGATGCAGACAAGTCCTGTCAGGCCGAACCCCCTGCGGTGGCGAAGACGACGCGATGCCACTCATCACTCCATCAGCTGCAGTGTGTGGAACAGTGTCAG GTATCCATTTCTCACTACTGGAGACGACGCATCGGATGCTCTCGCTGTTTTTGCTCACTGTTCTTGCAGCATCGGATGCTCTCGCTTTTCATCTCATCTGAAAAGATGTCGGGCATCAATTATTTCTCTGCATCAATCATTGCCTTTTCCAGCTTGCTTTGGCACCCATACACAATTGTCGGGCATCAATTTCTCTCCATCAATCATTGTCGCTTACTGCTCTCCATCGGCAGCTGCTCCATACCACAAAGCACACGCTCCTGCCGGCTGGACCTGGATCCCCTCCTCATTTTGCTCCACCCACCAGATCTAGCTACCATTGCCACTGCAACTTCTGAAGCAGCGAGGGTAGAGAGATAG
- the LOC119323873 gene encoding disease resistance protein Pik-2-like isoform X2: MEPTAVSVGKAALGGALGYATSKAAEEIALQLGVEHDVKFIRDELQMMQSFLMTADEEQSQNKVLTTWVKQIGVLSYKVEDGLMDFGLHSEKKPFLGCIPRNPGDRCRIAKEVKQLRAEVEDVSNRNLRYRLIKKSSGSNPTAAEEQASVARAAMFGINEARFATFVHEKSSVVDLHQLISSNDVNLRVIAMWGTCGDIGKISAIQEIYDDPKVLKRFVFHAWIRLMHPFNPQEFLRSLVRQFYVNLHDDVGKPSFNPQEFLQSLERQFYENSYGYIGKPEQETSVGAVLAKMEKMDQSDLVRVFNALLCSNSYLVIINDLSMIEEWHCIKKYFPDNKKQSRIIVSAQQVEIACLCTEKPYQVSEFKQLSCDQTIYLFHKKNSVGQVNMGSVSVAMVDNDDEAKAPTVEEKLKAEEALKANRMKICMAEERRLVHKD; the protein is encoded by the exons ATGGAGCCCACGGCGGTCAGCGTGGGAAAGGCCGCGCTGGGTGGTGCGCTGGGCTACGCCACGTCCAAGGCGGCAGAGGAAATTGCCCTGCAGCTAGGCGTCGAGCATGATGTGAAGTTCATCAGGGATGAGCtgcagatgatgcagtccttcttgATGACGGCTGATGAGGAGCAGAGCCAGAACAAGGTGCTCACCACCTGGGTTAAACAGATTGGGGTCCTGTCCTACAAAGTGGAGGACGGCCTCATGGATTTCGGCCTTCACTCGGAGAAAAAGCCATTTTTGGGGTGCATCCCTCGCAACCCAGGTGACCGATGCCGCATCGCCAAGGAGGTGAAGCAGCTGagggccgaggtggaggacgtgaGCAACAGGAACCTGCGTTATCGCCTCATCAAGAAGAGCTCAGGCTCCAATCCTACCGCAGCAGAGGAGCAGGCAAGCGTTGCCAGAGCGGCAATGTTTGGTATCAATGAAGCAAGGTTTGCTACCTTTGTGCATGAAAAATCATCAGTGGTGGACCTCCATCAGCTGATTAGTAGCAACGATGTGAACCTTAGGGTGATTGCCATGTGGGGAACTTGCGGTGATATTGGGAAGATATCTGCCATCCAGGAGATTTATGATGACCCAAAGGTATTGAAAAGGTTTGTCTTCCATGCTTGGATTAGGTTGATGCACCCTTTCAATCCACAAGAGTTCCTCCGGAGCTTGGTAAGGCAATTTTATGTAAATTTACATGATGATGTTGGAAAGCCATCTTTCAATCCACAAGAATTTCTCCAGAGCTTGGAAAGGCAATTTTATGAAAATTCCTATGGTTACATTGGAAAGCCAGAACAAGAAACAAGTGTTGGGGCTGTTCTGGCCAAGATGGAGAAGATGGATCAAAGTGATTTAGTCCGTGTGTTTAATGCACTGTTGTGTAGCAATAGCTACCTGGTTATCATAAATGACCTTTCCATGATAGAAGAATGGCATTGCATTAAGAAGTACTTTCCTGACAACAAGAAACAAAGTAGAATCATCGTTTCTGCGCAGCAAGTTGAAATTGCATGCTTGTGCACAGAGAAACCGTACCAAGTTTCCGAGTTCAAGCAGTTGTCCTGTGATCAAACTATTTATTTGTTCCACAAGAAG AATTCAGTGGGGCAGGTCAACATGGGCAGTGTTAGTGTTGCAATGGTTGACAACGATGACGAAGCAAAGGCTCCTACTGTGGAGGAGAAACTGAAG